The Papaver somniferum cultivar HN1 chromosome 3, ASM357369v1, whole genome shotgun sequence genome includes a region encoding these proteins:
- the LOC113360578 gene encoding uncharacterized protein LOC113360578, whose product MGHSPYMKLVVVMKCLCKSTPADSVDDYTRMGATKIYMYLKIFCHTICMTIGERYLREPTPEDVQRLLQDNADRSFPGMLGSVDCMQWPWKNCPVSWQGTYRGKDKESSLVLEAVASYDLWFCHAFFGMPGSNNDLNVLAHSPLFDNMLKGVAPPCNYVINGHQYNMGY is encoded by the coding sequence ATGGGGCATTCTCCGTATATGAAATTAGTTGTCgtgatgaaatgtttatgcaaaaGTACGCCAGCTGATAGTGTTGATGATTACACTCGTATGGGTGCAACCAAAATATACATGTATCTAAAAATATTTTGCCACACCATTTGCATGACTATTGGAGAAAGATATTTGCGTGAACCCACTCCTGAAGATGTTCAGAGGTTGCTACAAGATAATGCGGAccgcagttttcctggaatgcttggtagtgttgattgtatgcaATGGCCATGGAAGAATTGTCCGGTATCTTGGCAAGGAACTTACCGGGGTAAAGATAAAGAGAGTAGTTTGGTATTAGAGGCGGTGGCATCATACGATTTGTGGTTTTGCCATGCTTTTTTTGGAATGCCTGGATCCAACAACGATTTGAATGTGTTGGCACACTCTCCTctttttgataacatgctaaaGGGTGTAGCACCTCCATGCAATTATGTCATCAATGGTCACCAGTACAATATGGGTTATTAG
- the LOC113360579 gene encoding uncharacterized protein LOC113360579, whose product MLGYSRVRDMLDRAQVTRAIQAAGEWGEFGITLEDVIALLHLPIIGNFPEELSAEETAISDVLKATMDEFNKSPKFCYARWLKHWWPREKIPEEPVDEMFLRIVDIFLKPFAIPFAIKMAKGEKLPIGNLFLGSLISNLDSLVIDSSISNFFMKVETYANTMFLQALVWEHFENYALIPRSVLQGPNVDTRHAFLEKDNARIMRWSTKQPQHKIRLTSVLDIESEFNFRPWVSVPLLFSQFITCNVVEDNVTLKSGVSLSDGEKSFILSCTPGYIVSVMHGKFQVEEYNIDRAARQMGLDQCSPGHRMNKTSVEYLKAHLDCTHVKRNDYLFPCSDRATYVTLGYIDFWCQQFEHLHKFAMDVKSLVREFPSAGMIFDRPRFKRLSSGDKIKTPPECSQV is encoded by the exons atgTTGGGTTATAGCCGTGTAAGGGATATGTTggatcgtgcacaggtgacacgagccattcaagcaGCTGGAGA atggggagaattcggCATCACTTTGGAAGATGTAATCGCTTTATTGCATCTCCCGATTAttggtaatttccctgaagagctttcagCCGAGGAAACTGCAATATCTGACGTTTTGAAAGCTACGATGGATGAGTTCAACAAGTCACCCAAATTTTGCTATGCTCGATGGTTGAAGCATTGGTGGCCAAGAGAaaaaattcctgaagaacctGTCGATG AGATGTTCTTGAGGATAGTGGACATTTTTTTGAAGCCATTTGCGATTCCTTTTGCTATTaaaatggctaaaggtgagaaacttcccatcGGTAATCTGTTCTTGGGTTCGTTGATTTCCAATTTGGACTCCTTAGTCATAGACTCCAGCATTTCCAACTTCTTCATGAAAGTTGAAACATATgctaatacgatgtttctccaagctttggTGTGGGAGCACTTTGAGAATTATGCTCTGATTCCTCGTAGTGTCTTGCAAGGACCAAATGTCGACACTCGTCATGCTTTccttgagaaagataatgctaggattatgcgttggtccaCGAAGCAGCCACAACACAAGATACGCCTCACCAGTGTTTTAGATATTGAGTCTGAGTTTAATTTccgcccctgggtgtcggttcctcttCTCTTCTCACAATTTATCACTTGCAATGTTGTTGAAGACAATGTCACGTTAAAATCTGGTGTCAGTCTGAGTGATGGAGAGAAATCTTTTatactgagttgcactcctggttataTAGTGTCAGTAATGCACGGGAAGTTCCAGGTGGAAGAATACAACATcgacagagcagctcgacaaatgggtctcgATCAGTGTTCTCCAGGTCATCGAATGAATAAGACATCAGTTGAGTATCTGAAGGCTCATTTAGATTGCACACATGTGAAAAGAAATGATTACTTGTTTCCCTGTTCCGACCGAGCTACTTATGTAACTCTAGGTTATATAGACTTCTGGTGCCAACAATTTGAGCATTTACATAAGTTTGCGATGGATGTTAAGTCTCTGGTACGAGAGTTTCCTTCTGCTGGCATGATTTTTGATCGACCAAGATTCAAGAGActttctagtggtgataaaaTAAAAACGCCTCCAGAATGCTCACAGGTGTAG